Proteins encoded in a region of the Pedosphaera parvula Ellin514 genome:
- a CDS encoding response regulator — MSTENPNLKRVLFVDDSLEFLQMIERIMGNWSQGEWKIFLAQNSGQALLALQENTMDLVVVDVQMPVVDGIQFLALLNRKYPTVQKVTLSAYADEKARAACLSNGAELFLEKPRDSQGLEIIFGTLRELARQKPASGFRGVLRQVSLEDVIQMECLNRNSSVLEIQAGKWHGKMYIREGAIVHAEVGNRNGEAALNKLLSLRGGEFNLKPFTEPPHQTLEGQWEFLLMEAARVRDETAEKGDVEPTAADGLEVIPEPPTQFVITPDDIPDLIPEKQDTSRPAQINEMVICSAKGEVLYDWQSMNVSERISFLEFLSQKSLQLGEGLNLGAFDRLEIEGSRTRIVAQITPDRGIFLRTSRGPAGSPSPSPSRV; from the coding sequence ATGTCCACCGAAAATCCCAATCTAAAAAGAGTTCTCTTTGTGGACGATAGTCTCGAGTTTCTCCAGATGATCGAACGCATCATGGGCAACTGGAGCCAGGGCGAATGGAAAATCTTCCTCGCCCAAAACTCCGGCCAGGCCCTGCTCGCTTTGCAGGAGAACACCATGGACCTCGTGGTTGTCGACGTCCAAATGCCCGTTGTTGATGGCATTCAATTTCTCGCGCTGCTCAACCGCAAGTATCCCACCGTCCAAAAGGTCACTCTCAGCGCCTATGCCGATGAAAAGGCGCGTGCTGCCTGTCTGAGCAATGGCGCGGAGCTATTCCTGGAAAAGCCCCGCGATTCTCAGGGTCTGGAAATCATTTTCGGCACGTTACGTGAGTTGGCCCGTCAAAAGCCAGCCTCCGGGTTTCGCGGCGTCTTGCGTCAGGTCAGCCTCGAAGATGTCATCCAGATGGAATGTTTGAACCGCAATTCCTCCGTCCTTGAAATCCAAGCTGGCAAATGGCACGGCAAAATGTACATCAGGGAAGGCGCCATCGTTCATGCCGAAGTTGGCAATCGCAATGGCGAAGCCGCCTTGAACAAGTTGCTCTCGCTCCGTGGTGGCGAATTCAACCTCAAACCTTTTACCGAACCGCCTCATCAAACCCTCGAAGGACAATGGGAGTTCCTCCTCATGGAAGCCGCCCGCGTCCGCGATGAAACGGCGGAAAAAGGCGATGTTGAGCCCACTGCGGCTGATGGACTTGAGGTCATTCCCGAGCCACCCACACAGTTTGTCATCACACCTGATGATATTCCTGACTTAATACCAGAGAAGCAGGACACTTCCCGTCCCGCCCAAATCAATGAAATGGTCATCTGCTCCGCGAAAGGCGAAGTGCTTTACGACTGGCAGAGTATGAATGTCAGCGAACGCATCAGCTTTCTCGAATTCCTCTCGCAAAAATCTTTGCAACTGGGTGAAGGTCTGAACCTCGGCGCTTTCGACCGCCTTGAGATTGAAGGATCACGCACCCGCATCGTGGCTCAGATCACTCCCGATCGCGGCATATTCCTGCGCACTTCACGCGGTCCGGCTGGCTCACCTTCACCCTCACCCAGCCGCGTGTAA
- a CDS encoding HEAT repeat domain-containing protein, whose protein sequence is MAPLILALTDENSSVRQAAKAALRQIDRQWEISETAKLVIPKLEDRVKHKDYWVSQTAADTLAKINDMQQRHIEVADQVDPEKQKRELAIAMLTDTLRDMDRDLRQAAAESLGRIADIAVVGPLVSALDDHDEWVGRAAALALNRLNWNPGPEDSSRADKMKSLMLKV, encoded by the coding sequence TTGGCCCCGCTCATCCTCGCGCTTACCGATGAAAACAGTTCCGTTCGGCAAGCCGCCAAAGCCGCCCTCCGCCAGATCGATCGCCAGTGGGAAATCTCAGAAACCGCGAAGCTGGTCATTCCGAAACTCGAAGACCGGGTGAAGCACAAGGACTACTGGGTCTCGCAAACTGCCGCTGACACCCTCGCGAAAATCAACGATATGCAACAACGGCATATCGAAGTCGCCGACCAGGTGGATCCCGAAAAGCAAAAGCGCGAACTCGCCATCGCCATGCTTACCGATACCTTGCGCGACATGGATCGCGACCTCCGGCAGGCTGCCGCTGAATCTTTGGGGCGTATTGCCGATATCGCAGTGGTGGGCCCACTCGTCTCCGCTTTGGATGACCATGACGAATGGGTCGGGCGCGCCGCCGCACTCGCCTTAAACCGTCTAAACTGGAACCCCGGCCCCGAGGACAGTAGCCGGGCGGATAAAATGAAATCGTTAATGCTAAAGGTCTGA
- a CDS encoding HEAT repeat domain-containing protein gives MEGLSQIGQASSAGLLLPLLKDRDHHVRAAAIEALGRMGDVRIIDPIAQKLLQDSSWDVRKLAVEALGRIRHDRVTELLCLALSDQDNDVRQTAANSLGQLPDPRAIGPAHPRAYR, from the coding sequence ATCGAAGGCCTCAGTCAAATCGGCCAGGCCTCCAGTGCCGGCTTACTATTGCCACTTTTGAAAGACAGGGACCACCACGTCCGCGCCGCCGCCATCGAAGCCCTGGGCCGCATGGGCGACGTCCGCATTATTGATCCCATCGCCCAAAAACTCCTGCAGGACTCCTCTTGGGACGTCCGCAAACTCGCCGTAGAAGCTTTGGGCCGCATCCGTCATGATCGCGTCACCGAACTCCTTTGTCTCGCCCTGTCCGATCAGGATAACGATGTCCGTCAGACCGCCGCCAACTCGCTTGGTCAACTTCCCGACCCGCGCGCCATTGGCCCCGCTCATCCTCGCGCTTACCGATGA
- a CDS encoding HEAT repeat domain-containing protein produces the protein MLWWNLQRLKSRNPQTRRQTVEAIAATGNSKAFKPIHDALKDEDSQVRLAAAKALPTFRDERSGQVLASALLLDRNAEVRAQAALSLRSIADNRTIPALVSALKDTDHNVRWQTATTLNALGWRPESDTEFVLRSVAMGQHEDAAEYGKVAIEALGQMLLDKTSPSSSLHRKRARKNWRCLRRQITRIRAEGMTTPKSASPPSKASVKSARPPVPAYYCHF, from the coding sequence ATGCTCTGGTGGAACTTACAACGGCTTAAGTCTAGGAATCCTCAAACGCGTCGCCAGACCGTCGAGGCCATCGCTGCCACTGGTAATTCCAAGGCTTTCAAACCCATTCATGACGCCCTCAAGGACGAAGATTCCCAGGTCCGCCTCGCTGCCGCCAAGGCCCTTCCCACCTTCCGTGACGAACGCAGCGGTCAGGTTCTTGCTTCCGCACTCCTCCTTGATCGCAATGCCGAAGTTCGCGCCCAAGCCGCCCTCTCCCTGCGCTCGATCGCTGACAACCGCACCATCCCCGCCCTCGTCTCTGCGCTCAAGGACACCGATCACAATGTCCGTTGGCAAACCGCCACCACTCTCAATGCGCTCGGCTGGCGACCCGAATCCGATACCGAATTCGTCCTCCGCTCCGTCGCCATGGGGCAACATGAGGACGCCGCCGAGTACGGCAAAGTTGCCATCGAAGCCCTCGGCCAGATGTTGCTCGATAAAACCTCCCCCTCGTCGTCGCTCCATCGCAAACGCGCTCGGAAAAACTGGCGATGCCTCCGCCGTCAAATTACTCGAATCCGCGCTGAAGGGATGACGACACCCAAGTCCGCGTCGCCGCCATCGAAGGCCTCAGTCAAATCGGCCAGGCCTCCAGTGCCGGCTTACTATTGCCACTTTTGA
- a CDS encoding 30S ribosomal protein S1 produces MLTMEEAMKQSTMRFAAGEIVKGTVIEVRPKEVMVDIGYKSEGVITANEFDDIKTVKIGDEIDVLIEKLEDKDGMVVLSKEKAEFKQNWDKILTICNEGGTITGKVKAVVKGGLLVNIGVEAFLPASQIDITTTKNLASYVGNSYEFKVVKINQERQNIVLSRRELIEQERNDRRSKLLSEMTPGDIRKGTVKNITDFGAFIDLNGIDGLLHITDMSWGRIAHPSDILKVGQDIDVVVLDINKEKERVSLGLKQKLANPWDNIEAKYPIGAKVKGKVVNLVPYGAFVELEPGVEGLVHVTELSWTKRIAKPADVLKADQEIEAVVLGINREEQKISLGVRQLETNPWDKAMDKYPPGTRVKGKIRNLTSYGAFIELEEGLDGMIHVSDISWTRKINHPSEVLKKGDEVEAVVLEIDKANQRIAVGVKQLAVDPWSNIDQFYKVGDLVTGQVTKLASFGAFVGLQHEIDGLVHISQVSEERVDKIKNVLKVGQEVTARVIKIDKSDRRIGLSIKAASYSPEQLKAEQAMLDSLKPGEDLVALQHAFDAADEAKD; encoded by the coding sequence ATGCTCACAATGGAAGAAGCCATGAAGCAAAGCACAATGCGCTTTGCTGCTGGCGAAATTGTTAAAGGTACCGTCATCGAAGTCCGCCCAAAAGAAGTCATGGTGGACATCGGCTACAAAAGTGAAGGCGTCATCACCGCCAACGAATTTGATGACATCAAAACCGTCAAGATCGGCGATGAAATTGATGTCTTGATCGAAAAGCTCGAAGACAAGGACGGCATGGTCGTCCTCTCCAAGGAAAAAGCTGAATTCAAGCAGAACTGGGACAAAATTCTCACCATCTGCAACGAAGGCGGCACCATCACCGGCAAAGTCAAAGCTGTCGTCAAAGGCGGCCTGCTGGTCAACATCGGTGTCGAAGCCTTCCTGCCCGCTTCCCAGATTGATATCACCACGACCAAGAACCTCGCCAGCTACGTTGGCAATTCTTATGAGTTCAAGGTCGTCAAGATCAACCAGGAACGGCAAAACATTGTTCTTTCCCGCCGCGAACTGATCGAGCAGGAACGCAATGACCGCCGCTCGAAGCTCCTGTCCGAAATGACCCCTGGCGATATCCGCAAGGGCACGGTCAAGAACATCACCGATTTCGGTGCGTTCATCGACCTCAATGGCATCGATGGCTTGCTCCATATCACCGATATGAGCTGGGGCCGCATCGCCCATCCTTCCGACATCCTCAAGGTCGGCCAGGATATCGATGTCGTCGTCCTCGACATCAACAAGGAAAAGGAACGCGTCAGCCTCGGCCTCAAGCAGAAGCTCGCCAATCCCTGGGACAATATCGAAGCCAAGTACCCCATCGGCGCCAAGGTCAAGGGCAAGGTGGTCAACCTCGTGCCTTACGGTGCGTTCGTGGAACTCGAACCCGGTGTCGAAGGTCTCGTCCACGTCACCGAACTCTCCTGGACCAAGCGCATCGCCAAGCCTGCGGACGTCCTCAAGGCCGACCAGGAAATCGAAGCCGTCGTGCTCGGTATCAATCGGGAAGAGCAGAAGATCTCCCTCGGCGTTCGTCAGCTCGAAACCAATCCTTGGGACAAAGCCATGGACAAGTATCCTCCTGGCACCCGCGTCAAGGGCAAGATTCGCAACCTCACCAGCTACGGTGCTTTCATCGAGTTGGAAGAAGGTCTCGATGGTATGATCCACGTCTCGGATATCTCGTGGACCCGCAAGATCAATCATCCTTCCGAAGTCCTCAAGAAGGGCGACGAAGTCGAAGCCGTTGTGCTCGAAATCGACAAGGCCAATCAGCGCATTGCAGTTGGCGTCAAGCAACTCGCTGTCGATCCCTGGAGCAATATCGATCAATTCTACAAAGTCGGTGACCTCGTCACCGGCCAGGTCACCAAGCTCGCCAGCTTCGGTGCTTTCGTTGGTCTCCAGCATGAGATCGATGGCCTCGTCCACATCTCCCAAGTCAGCGAAGAGCGCGTCGACAAGATCAAGAACGTGCTCAAGGTTGGCCAGGAAGTTACTGCCCGCGTGATCAAGATCGACAAGTCCGATCGTCGTATCGGTCTCTCGATCAAGGCCGCCAGCTACTCTCCTGAACAGCTCAAGGCCGAGCAGGCCATGCTCGATTCGCTCAAGCCGGGCGAAGACCTCGTGGCCCTGCAGCACGCTTTCGATGCTGCCGACGAAGCCAAGGACTAA
- a CDS encoding helix-turn-helix domain-containing protein yields MATTDLFNLLFWLEIARETTYNAARIARKLKISPRQLQRYTQKLFRCSPQHWLHERRLIDAMHQLEENHCVKSVAFQLGFKQACHFSREFKRRHGITPTEYLQIINCRASRNTQNHNTDLS; encoded by the coding sequence ATGGCCACTACAGATTTGTTCAATCTTCTATTCTGGCTCGAAATCGCCAGGGAAACCACCTACAACGCCGCCCGGATTGCCAGGAAATTAAAAATCTCCCCCCGCCAGCTACAGCGCTACACCCAAAAACTTTTCCGATGCAGCCCGCAACATTGGCTGCATGAAAGACGCCTGATCGATGCCATGCACCAGCTTGAGGAGAACCATTGCGTTAAAAGTGTCGCCTTCCAGCTCGGCTTCAAGCAAGCCTGCCACTTTTCACGCGAATTCAAACGCCGTCACGGCATTACCCCCACTGAATATCTCCAGATAATCAACTGCCGCGCTTCTCGGAACACTCAAAATCACAACACTGACCTCTCGTGA
- a CDS encoding thrombospondin type 3 repeat-containing protein — MISKLKLLPCATLLLLGLPAYAAVTPQSSAPIASMTEFQRTNTLVGSSSLQQAALAQPAVVDASSGQPAKERKIKIEGNGAAADFGPHHVGFASSLNTPWAVDMVMADGQRLRSHILGLAYYDPTTGQSVLLANLKDCQGELLPPNQIIYRNAFDGASADVVYTYTETSMEQDIVIRKQLPAPSKYSLNAATTRLAVLTEFLNPPVPRKLPSTVDLRALNQAANIQGEDTLGDESILFNTMRIGLGKAFTLGDSSAQIPVGKSWQKLEGRDFLVESTPYALLKPQLDNLPPETASLTPRQHKTLKQALLQASVPAKDSTRSAKPFLLAQGPLQKPGVVLDYLIVSAPLLNINFGGATTNKIGFAAVGQTTNDYWNGYNFPGITPAAITNLKWSDTNNSGAGVTVVNGAGQWGNGVADGMYGPYIYSQAQPGSITVTLTNVPSGTYDFYVYGHSPTDADNGTFTLTSGTTNYGTNGTTIYAGWNSTNWEEGQQYVTFRSVSVVSTQSVVLTVLPDHAGYPILCGLQMVLSSAITNSTPPIASLIDINFGTNTAAKVGKAAVGLTTSDVWNGYNVPGSSALNSVANLKWSDGYTSAVGLTVTNAPGVSNNLVADGMYGPYIYAKSAGNILVTLTNLANGTYDFYVYGHSGTNLDNGVYQLTCGTNSYVTKGTTIWGAGWKTTVWEESQQYVVFRAVSVMTNQPVVFTVQPDASGYALISGLQVVLPMSSTITDSDGDGIPDWWEIQYGLNPHDPSDASADPDGDGWTNLQEYQTAPILTIPMILAFTSSSPIPGTTPSCLNQQFLTP, encoded by the coding sequence ATGATCTCAAAACTAAAACTATTGCCCTGCGCAACCCTCCTCCTCCTCGGCCTCCCTGCTTACGCTGCCGTCACCCCACAGTCGTCCGCGCCGATCGCTTCCATGACTGAATTCCAGAGGACCAATACGCTAGTTGGCTCGTCTTCATTGCAACAAGCAGCCCTGGCCCAGCCTGCGGTGGTCGATGCTTCGAGCGGCCAGCCTGCTAAGGAACGCAAGATCAAAATAGAAGGCAACGGCGCAGCGGCAGATTTTGGACCGCATCATGTTGGTTTTGCCTCCAGCCTCAATACTCCCTGGGCCGTGGACATGGTCATGGCCGATGGCCAGCGCCTCCGCAGCCATATTCTGGGCCTGGCTTATTATGATCCGACCACCGGCCAGAGCGTCCTCCTTGCCAACCTGAAGGACTGCCAGGGCGAACTCCTCCCGCCCAACCAGATCATCTACCGCAACGCCTTTGACGGAGCCTCCGCCGACGTCGTTTACACCTATACGGAAACCTCAATGGAGCAGGATATTGTGATAAGAAAACAATTACCTGCACCAAGCAAATACTCACTGAACGCAGCTACCACTCGCCTGGCCGTATTGACCGAGTTTTTGAATCCCCCCGTTCCCCGCAAACTCCCATCAACCGTGGACCTGCGGGCCCTGAATCAAGCCGCCAATATTCAAGGAGAGGACACCCTGGGGGATGAATCGATTCTATTTAACACCATGCGCATCGGCCTGGGCAAGGCCTTCACTCTGGGCGACTCCTCCGCCCAGATACCGGTTGGCAAAAGCTGGCAGAAGTTGGAAGGCCGTGATTTCCTTGTCGAATCCACCCCCTATGCCTTGCTCAAACCACAACTGGACAACCTCCCGCCCGAGACGGCCAGCCTGACCCCGCGCCAGCACAAGACACTCAAGCAGGCCCTTTTGCAAGCCTCAGTACCAGCCAAGGATTCCACTCGATCGGCCAAACCATTTCTCCTGGCCCAGGGTCCGCTGCAGAAACCGGGCGTGGTGCTCGACTACTTGATTGTCAGTGCGCCACTCCTGAATATCAACTTTGGTGGCGCCACCACCAACAAGATCGGTTTTGCCGCCGTAGGTCAAACTACGAACGATTACTGGAACGGCTATAACTTTCCCGGCATCACCCCCGCTGCGATTACGAACCTGAAATGGTCCGACACCAATAATTCCGGGGCAGGTGTCACGGTTGTGAATGGCGCTGGTCAATGGGGAAACGGGGTCGCCGACGGCATGTATGGCCCCTACATCTACTCCCAGGCCCAGCCCGGCAGCATCACCGTCACGCTGACCAATGTGCCCAGTGGCACCTACGACTTCTATGTCTATGGCCACAGTCCTACGGATGCCGACAACGGCACCTTCACGCTCACCAGCGGCACGACCAACTACGGCACCAACGGCACCACCATTTATGCGGGCTGGAACTCGACCAACTGGGAGGAAGGCCAGCAATACGTCACCTTCCGCAGCGTTTCCGTCGTCAGCACCCAGTCGGTCGTCCTGACGGTGCTGCCGGATCATGCCGGTTACCCCATCCTCTGCGGTCTGCAGATGGTGCTTTCCAGCGCCATCACCAACTCGACTCCGCCCATCGCCAGCCTGATCGACATCAATTTTGGCACCAATACCGCCGCCAAGGTCGGCAAGGCGGCCGTGGGCCTCACCACCAGCGACGTCTGGAATGGCTACAATGTTCCCGGTTCCTCAGCCCTCAATTCCGTTGCCAATCTGAAATGGTCCGATGGCTACACCTCTGCCGTGGGCTTGACCGTGACCAATGCGCCGGGCGTTTCCAACAACCTCGTGGCCGATGGCATGTATGGCCCCTACATCTATGCCAAGAGCGCGGGCAACATCCTTGTAACCCTCACCAATCTGGCCAATGGCACCTACGACTTCTACGTTTATGGCCATAGCGGCACCAACCTAGACAATGGCGTTTATCAGCTCACCTGTGGCACCAACAGCTACGTGACCAAGGGCACCACCATCTGGGGAGCCGGATGGAAAACCACCGTTTGGGAGGAAAGCCAGCAATATGTTGTGTTCCGTGCCGTGTCGGTCATGACCAACCAGCCCGTGGTTTTCACGGTGCAGCCGGATGCCTCGGGTTATGCCCTTATCAGTGGACTCCAGGTTGTGCTTCCGATGTCATCGACCATTACCGATAGCGATGGCGACGGCATTCCGGATTGGTGGGAAATTCAATACGGACTGAATCCCCATGATCCCAGCGATGCTTCAGCCGACCCAGACGGTGATGGTTGGACCAATTTGCAGGAATACCAAACGGCACCAATCCTCACGATCCCAATGATCTTGGCCTTCACGTCATCATCACCAATCCCAGGAACAACTCCATCCTGCCTTAATCAACAATTTTTAACCCCATAA